DNA from Flavobacteriales bacterium:
GCATCACCCCACCCGGTGGAAGCATCCCTGCCGGATGCCACCATCACCGCGCACCCCCTGCTCGATCGCGCCGAAGGCGAGGTCCTGCTGGCCCATCAGCTGAAGCGCGTGGAAGGCAATCGGGCGCTGCCCGATATGCAGGGCCGGTGGTTCAATCAGCGCATCTACGGGGTGAGCGACGAGTTCCGCGGCTACAGCCTCACCATCGGGCTGCCCATCGCCTTCTGGGACCAGCGCGGGCGCATCAAGGGCGCCTCGTTGCAGGAGCGCATCGCGCGTGAGCAGGCCGACCAGCAGCGTGCCGACCTCAGCGCCGCCTACGGGTCCGTGCTGACCCGGGCCCAACAGGCGCGCGAGGCCTGGCAGGCCTACGAAGGCCCGTTGGCCGAACAGGCCGCCGTGATCGAACGCGGCGCCGCCACCGCCTACAAGGCCGGCGAGATCGGCTATGTGGAGCTCACCGCCCTCATCACCCAGAGCACCGACCTGCGTCTCGGACGCATCCAGTCCCGCGCCTCCTACGCCGAGGCCCTCATCCAACTCGACCACTTCACCGGGACGCTGTTCCCCTTCACCGCACAGCCATGAAGCGCATCGCATTCATCTTTTCCCTTCTCGCACTGGCCGCATGCTCCACGCCCGCGCCGGAGGCGGCCACTGCCGAACACGCGCACGACCATGCGCATGCCGATGAAGTGGTGCTGGACAGCGCCCAGCAGGCCACCCTCGGCATCACCACCATACGGCCGGAGCGCCGCAGCATGGAGGGCACGGTGAAGCTCACCGGGCGTGTCACCACCTCGCCCGTGAGCAAGGCCCAGCTCACCAGCCCCATCGGCGCCAAGGTGGTGGCCGTGCTGGTGGACGAAGGCGCGCACGTGCGCAAGGGCCAACCCTTGGTGGCCCTCAGCGACATGGCTTTCATCAAGATGCAGGAGGAGTATGTGGCCGTGAGCGCCCAGGCCGAGCGCGCCGATGCCGAACTGCGCCGCCAGCGCACCCTGCTGGCCGGGGAGGCCACCGCGCAGAAGCAGCTGGAGCAGGCGGAGGCGGACTTCAAGGTGATGCAGGCCCGCAGGGAGTCGCTTGGGCACCAGCTCACCACGCTGGGCGTGGACCTGAAGAAGCTGATCGCCTCTGGCTTGGAGGACCGCTTCACCCTGCGCAGCCCCATCGATGGCCGCGTGAACGGCATCCGCATCTTCCTCGATGCTCGCGTGGAGCCCACCACCGTGTTGCTGGAGGTGATCGACCTGCACCACTTCCACGTGCACCTCAACGCCTACGAACGCGACCTGGCGCTGCTGACGGAAGGGGTGCTCTTCGACTTCCAGGTGCTGAACATGCCGGGCAAGCGGTTCAAGGGCGAACTCTTCAGCATCGGTCGCACCTTCGATGCCGATGGCCGCAGCATCCCCGTGCATGCGCACGTGGAGGAGGGCAGCGAGCAGCTCATCGAGGGCATGAGCGTGGTGGCCTTCGTGCCCACGGGCGCCGCCGAGCAGCTGGTGGTGCCCGATGCGGCCCTGCAGCGCAGCGGCGACAAGGGATTTCTCTTCCTGCTGATGGAGAGGGAGCCAGGCCGCACTGTCTTCCAGCGCATCGAGGTGGTGCCCGGCGTGAGCCGCGATGGGTACGCGGCGGTCTCGCCGTTGGAACCCTTGCCGCAGCATGCGGAATTCGCGGCTGACAAGGTGTACTACCTGTGGAGCATGCTGGAGAATGAGGGCGGGCATGAGCATTGATCGGGTGCCCTAGCCATCTTCGCTTCCTTTAATCAGCAAACGCACAGGGGGCATGCCGGATTGGATTGCCGAGCAAGAGGGGGCCATCATCCTCTCCGTGCATGCGCAGCCGGGCGCCAAGCGCACCGAGGTGGCCGGCGTGCACGGCGATGCCTTGAGGATCCGTCTCGCCGCGCCGCCCGTGGATGGCCAGGCCAACGAGGCGCTCATCACCTTCCTGGCCGGGGCCTTCGGGGTGCCCAAGCGGCAGGTGGATTTGCTCAGCGGGCACGCGAGCCGGAGCAAACGGGTGCGGGTGAATGGCGCCACCAAGCGCCCCGATCGACAGTGGTGACGAGCAGGCGCTGAAGCCTTCAGGATGCAGCGGTCCCGGTGGACCGCCTGGAGCGTGCGGCCAGCAACAGCGCGACTCCTGCGGGCATGAGCGCTGAGGCGATGGCCAAGTGCCAGTAGTGGCCGGGCATCATTCCCCAGCCGGCCCAGAACAGGGTGCCCTGCGCGAAGAGCAGCAGTTCGCTGCCGATGATGCCCGCAACCAGCAGGAAGAGACCGGCCCGCACCATCGGCCGGTCCGTCGTCCACCACCCATAGGTGATTGCATAGGCCAGCAGCAGCGTGGTCATTGTACCCAGCGTGTTCATGTGGATGAAGCCCATGACGTAGTGGCGGATGGTGAAGGCCATGACGGCGACGGCAGGCACCGCCACGGCGGCTTGCACCAGCACCTTCATCGCCATGCTCACCAAGGCCACGCCGATCAGGATCCGCGCCCACGGCGGGAAACGCTCGTAAGCCTGTGACCGCAGGCGCTGGAGCATGCGCAGGGTGCGCACCGCCGCCCATGCCTGGAGCGCCACGGCGACCGATACCGTGGCGAAGACCCCGGGGTGCGGCTCGCTCCAGGCGATTGCGAGCGCATAGGTGAGCACGGCCGAGACGACCCACAGCAGGATGGTCAGTGCATCGAGGCGAAGGGAGAAGCCTGTGCGCTCGGCCCAACGAGCGCCGATGGCCATGGCGGCGAACCAGAACCAGCCGTTGAACTGGAAGTGGAGGAAGAACTGCACGGACCAGTAGTAGATCTCCTTGCCCTGCAGGCCCAGCGCGATGATGGGCCCGATTGTTAGGATGCCCAAGGTGGAGAGGCCGAACATGGCCATGGCGATGCGCGCGAGCAGCCGGCTGCCGGCCGCGGGCCACTCCGCCGAAGCGTGCCAGATGTGCCTGAGGAGGGCGAAGGCCAGCACCAAGTGCACTGTGCTGGCGGTGATGGACACCGCGCCATAGCCTTGGAGCGGGAAGCTGATGAGCATGGCCGCCACCGCCGCCTGCAGGCCCGTCAGCAGCCAGCGCACGCCGCGCGAGAGGCCGCCGCGGCCGCCATCGTGCAGGAGCACCACCGCCACGCCGATGAAAAGCCAGCCGAGCAGTGCCGTGTGCGAATGGCCATGCAGCCAGGGCCTGAACCGGATGAACGGCAGTTCCGTGATGTACACCACGCGGAGCAGGGCGCCGATGATGCCTGCCGCGAGCAGGTTGAGAAGAGCGATGCGGAACCAGCGACTCATGCCTTGATGCGTTCGCGAAGATGGTTGATTGCGCGCTGCAACGTAGCTTCGGCAGCCTGACCAAGGTCCTGACGCTCGTCATAAACCAGACAAACGCATCCGTGGATATTTGGCCCCCGAAAGGGCTCCTACTAACAAACACACCATGAAGACGAACCTGATCGCTGGCGGCCTGCTGATGGCTGTCATTTCCCTGCTCTCCGCCTGCGGTGGCGGTGCCGATAATGCCAATGCCGGCCCTCCGGGCGCAGCCGGATCCCCTCCGGGCGCAGCGGCCCCGGGAAAGAGCGAGGCGGGGCTGTTCACCGCTGCGGACATCACCTTGGGTGATATCGACCAGGGCATGGTGGAGAAGGGCCGCTCCACATACGATGTGAAGTGCCAGGCCTGCCACAGCACAGGTCCGAACCGCGTGGTCGGGCCGGGCTGGAAGGGCATCACCGAGCGCCGCCAGCCGGAGTGGATCATGAACATGATCCTGAACATCGATGCGATGCTCGAGAGCGATCCGGAGGCCCAGAAGGCCTTGGAGGAGTGCCTCGTCCGCATGCCCAACCAAGGCCTTTCCAAGGAGGAAGGCCGCGAGGTGCTCGAATTCATGCGCACGCTCTGAGACCTGAACCCGCCCCCATCACCAACATACCATCCATGAAACGTCCACTTTCCATGACAGCGGCCCTGCTCGGCGCAGCCGGGGTCGCCTTCCTGGCCATCAATACCATGCCGGGTTGCAAGCCCAACACCACCAAGACCATGGTCACCGGCGATGCCGCGAGCAAGGTCTATGTGAAGCCCGGAACCCACGACGAGTTCTACAACTTCGTCAGCGGCGGCTTCAGCGGGCAACTGGCCGTGTACGGCCTGCCCAGCGGCCGCCTGTTCCGCGAGATCCCTGTGTTCAGCGTGGATCCCGAGAGCGGCTATGGCTACAGCGAGGAGACCAAGGGCATGCTGATGACCAGCTACGGCTTCATCCCTTGGGATGACAGCCACCACCCCGAGCTCTCGCAGAGCAACGGCGTTCCCGATGGCAAATGGTGCTTCATCAACGGCAACAACACGCCGCGCATCGCCTTGGTGGACCTCGGGACCTTCCGTACGAAGAGCATCATCGAGATCCCGAACAGCGCGGGCAACCACAGCTCACCATTCACCACGGGCAACAGCGAGTACGTGGTGGCCGGCACCCGCTTCAGCGTGCCCATGGGCGACGATGCTTCCCGCGATGTGTCCATCAAGACCTACAAGGAGAACTTCAAGGGCAACGTGAGCTTCATCCACCCCGATCCCGAGTCGGGCAGGATGAGCATCGCCTTCCAGATCGCCACCCCGGGCGTGAACTTCGACCTGAGCCACGCCGGCAAAGGCCCCAGCGAAGGCTGGTTCTTCTTCAGCTGCTACAACACCGAGCAGGCCTACAGCCTGTTGGAGGTGAACGCCAGCCAGCGCGACAAGGACTTCATCATGGCCGTGAACTGGAAGCTGGCCGAGCAACTGGCCAAGGACGGCAAGGGCAAGCGCGTGCCCGGCAAGCACTACAGCAATTGGTGGAACGAGGAAACGCACAGCGCCGAGACGACGGTTTACGAGGACGTCCTGCAACTGGACCCCAAGGACCACCCCGGCCTGCTCTACTTCATGCCCTGCCCCAAGAGCCCGCACGGCTGTGACGTGGACCCCACGGGCAAGTACATCGTGGGCAGCGGCAAGCTGGCCGCGCTCATCCCCGTGTTCAGCTTCGAGAAGATCCAGCAGGCCATCGCCGCCAATGATGTGGAAGGCGACTTCGGCGGCATCCCGGTGCTGAAGTACGAGAGCGTGCTGCATGGCGAGGTGAAGAAGCCCGGTCTCGGGCCCCTGCACACCGAGTTCGACGCGAACGGGAATGCCTACACCAGCTTCTTCGTGAGCAGCGAGATCGTGAAGTGGAACGTGGAGAAACTGGAGGTGGTGGACCGCGTACCCACCTACTACAGCATCGGCCACCTGTGCGTGCCAGGCGGCGACAGCAAGCAGCCCTGGGGCAAGTATGTGATCGCCTACAACAAGATCACCAAGGACCGCTACCTGCCCACCGGCCCGGAGCTGACGCAGAGCGCCCAGCTGTACAGCATCGAGGGCGACAAGATGGAGCTGCTGCTGGACTTCCCCACCACGGGTGAGCCCCACTACGCACAGGCCATCCCAGCCGAGCTGGTGAAGCCGCGCGAGGTGAAGTTCTTCAAGATCGAGGAGAACAAGCACCCCTTCGTGGCCAAGGGCGAGAAGGAGACCCGCGTGGAGCGCCGCGGCAAGGAGGTGCACGTGTGGATGACCACCATCCGCTCGCACTTCGCCCCCGACAACATCGAAGGCGTGAAGCTCGGCGACGAGGTGTACTTCCACGTGACGAACCTGGAGCAGGATTGGGACGTGCCGCATGGCTTCGCCATCAAGGGTGCCGCCAATGCCGAATTGCTGATCATGCCGGGTGAGACCCAGACGCTGAAGTGGATCCCGACGCGCGTGGGCGTGTGGCCGATGTACTGCACGGACTTCTGCTCGGCCCTCCACCAGGAGATGCAGGGCTATGTGCGCGTATCGCCCGCCAACAGCAACGTGCCCCTGGAGGCCTACACGCTGAGCGTGGACGCCGAACTTTGAACCAACCCGGACGTTCCTCCGGTGAACAGCGGCACGGCCCCGGCATCGCGCCGGGGCCGTGCCGCTGAAGGAGGGCGCCCATGGAAGACAACCGCATCATGAGACCCATATCCAGAGTGATGATCGCGCTTTCGGCCCTGGCGCTGCTGGCGCTGCTGTTCGTGCCCATCTGGCGCATAGACCTGGCGGCCCCGCAATACCCCGAGGGGCTGTACATGCAGATCTGGGCCGATCATTTCTCCGGCGATACCGAGAAGATCAACGGCCTCAACCACTACATCGGCATGGCCCACATCAAGGACGAGATGTTCACCGAGTTCAGGATCCTGCCCAAGGTGATCATGGTGCTCGCTGCACTGGGCATCGTTGCCGCGGCCTGGGGCCGGCGCATCCTGCTCGTGGGCGGCCTGGTCACGCTGTCCCTCTTCGGCGCATGGGCGCTCTGGCGGATGTGGGATTGGGGCTACAAGTACGGGCATGAGCTCGACCCCAAGGCCGCGATCAAGGTGGAGGGCATGGCCTATCAGCCCCCGCTCATCGGGCACAAGCAGCTGCTGAACTTCGACGCATGGTCCACCCCTGATATCGGCGGATGGATCCTTTTCGGGGTGATGGCGCTGCTGGCCGGGGTCTATTTCCTGGAGGTGCGCGATCTCCGCAGCAAGCTGAAGGCGCGCGCCAAAGCATCCCCTGCATCATGAGGCTGCGGTCGGGTTCGCTTTCCTTGCTCCTGCTGCTGCTGACCTTTTGGTCATGCGGCCAGCAGCCTCCGCGCATCGATTTCGGGAAGGCCGAATGCGCCCATTGCCGGATGAATGTCGTGGACGATAAGTTCGGTGCGGCCATCATCACGATGAAGGGCCGGCAATACGTCTTCGATGACATCGCGTGCATGGTGCATTTCGTGGCCAAGGGCACAGTGGCCGAGGACCAGGTGGCCGGCTGGTACGTCTGCGACCATGCTCATCCGGGTGCGCTGATCGATGCCACCACGGCGCGCTACCTGCACGGGCCGTCTTTCCGCAGCCCCATGCGGGGTGATGTGGCGGCTTTCGCAACCGATGGCGACCGGGACAGGGCCGCCGCCGGACAGGATGCACACCCCTTGGACTGGGCCGGTGCCCGTGCGCTGCTGGAAGAGTGATGCGGAAGCTGCTGTTGCTCCTGGCGGTACTGGCCCTTTCGGTGCCCTTGAAAGCGCGCACCTGGCTGCATCGCGGAGGCGGCAGCCCCACGCTGAAAAGCCTGCTGGCCGGCGCATCGCCCGGTGACACCATCATCATCGATGGCACCGTGGCGGAAGGCGCCCTGGTCATCGACAAGCGACTGGTATTGCTGG
Protein-coding regions in this window:
- a CDS encoding efflux RND transporter periplasmic adaptor subunit translates to MKRIAFIFSLLALAACSTPAPEAATAEHAHDHAHADEVVLDSAQQATLGITTIRPERRSMEGTVKLTGRVTTSPVSKAQLTSPIGAKVVAVLVDEGAHVRKGQPLVALSDMAFIKMQEEYVAVSAQAERADAELRRQRTLLAGEATAQKQLEQAEADFKVMQARRESLGHQLTTLGVDLKKLIASGLEDRFTLRSPIDGRVNGIRIFLDARVEPTTVLLEVIDLHHFHVHLNAYERDLALLTEGVLFDFQVLNMPGKRFKGELFSIGRTFDADGRSIPVHAHVEEGSEQLIEGMSVVAFVPTGAAEQLVVPDAALQRSGDKGFLFLLMEREPGRTVFQRIEVVPGVSRDGYAAVSPLEPLPQHAEFAADKVYYLWSMLENEGGHEH
- a CDS encoding DUF167 domain-containing protein, translated to MPDWIAEQEGAIILSVHAQPGAKRTEVAGVHGDALRIRLAAPPVDGQANEALITFLAGAFGVPKRQVDLLSGHASRSKRVRVNGATKRPDRQW
- a CDS encoding cytochrome c → MKTNLIAGGLLMAVISLLSACGGGADNANAGPPGAAGSPPGAAAPGKSEAGLFTAADITLGDIDQGMVEKGRSTYDVKCQACHSTGPNRVVGPGWKGITERRQPEWIMNMILNIDAMLESDPEAQKALEECLVRMPNQGLSKEEGREVLEFMRTL
- the nosZ gene encoding Sec-dependent nitrous-oxide reductase, producing the protein MPGCKPNTTKTMVTGDAASKVYVKPGTHDEFYNFVSGGFSGQLAVYGLPSGRLFREIPVFSVDPESGYGYSEETKGMLMTSYGFIPWDDSHHPELSQSNGVPDGKWCFINGNNTPRIALVDLGTFRTKSIIEIPNSAGNHSSPFTTGNSEYVVAGTRFSVPMGDDASRDVSIKTYKENFKGNVSFIHPDPESGRMSIAFQIATPGVNFDLSHAGKGPSEGWFFFSCYNTEQAYSLLEVNASQRDKDFIMAVNWKLAEQLAKDGKGKRVPGKHYSNWWNEETHSAETTVYEDVLQLDPKDHPGLLYFMPCPKSPHGCDVDPTGKYIVGSGKLAALIPVFSFEKIQQAIAANDVEGDFGGIPVLKYESVLHGEVKKPGLGPLHTEFDANGNAYTSFFVSSEIVKWNVEKLEVVDRVPTYYSIGHLCVPGGDSKQPWGKYVIAYNKITKDRYLPTGPELTQSAQLYSIEGDKMELLLDFPTTGEPHYAQAIPAELVKPREVKFFKIEENKHPFVAKGEKETRVERRGKEVHVWMTTIRSHFAPDNIEGVKLGDEVYFHVTNLEQDWDVPHGFAIKGAANAELLIMPGETQTLKWIPTRVGVWPMYCTDFCSALHQEMQGYVRVSPANSNVPLEAYTLSVDAEL
- a CDS encoding nitrous oxide reductase accessory protein NosL; its protein translation is MRLRSGSLSLLLLLLTFWSCGQQPPRIDFGKAECAHCRMNVVDDKFGAAIITMKGRQYVFDDIACMVHFVAKGTVAEDQVAGWYVCDHAHPGALIDATTARYLHGPSFRSPMRGDVAAFATDGDRDRAAAGQDAHPLDWAGARALLEE